Genomic window (Candidatus Nealsonbacteria bacterium CG07_land_8_20_14_0_80_39_13):
CGAAGAAGCAAAGACAGAACCAAAAATAGAACCGAAGGTAGAGCTGGAGGAAGGAGAAAATAAAACGCCTGCCGCTAAAAAGGAAAATTCGGGATTGGCGATGGCAAGCTCATTAATTATAGCTGTTTTGTCAACAACAGCGATACTCATTTTAAATAAGCAAATCAATAAAGATGGATTTGCCTAAATAAAATTTTTAGCATAGAATATTAGTGTATGTCAGGACATAGCCATGCCAAAACAGTAAAAAGAGTTAAAGACGCCAATGACGCCTTAAAGGGGAAGATTTTCTCAAAAATTTCCCGCGAAGTTACGATTGCAGTTAAAGAAGGAGGTGGCGACCAGGAAAGCAATTCAAGGCTTCGTATCCTTATCCAAAAAGCGAAAAAGGCCAATATGCCGAAAGAAAATGTTGAAAAAGCGATTAAAAAAGGAACAGGAGAACTGGCCAGCGAAACTCTGGAAACAGTAACTTTTGAAATATTAGGGCCTAAGGGAATCGCCGTCATCGTTGAAGGAATAACTGATAACAAAAATCGGACGCTCGGTGACATTAAGAGTATTCTTGTTCGGACAAATGGAAAATTAGCTGATGAAGGCTCTACGAAATGGCTATTTGATAGAAAAGGGGAAATTGTTTTTCATATCTCCGAGCCCCGCAGCGACGGGATCCCGCAAAATGCGGGACAGACGGAAGGGAACCAAGACAAAGATAAAATGGAGTTGGCGGCTATTGAGGCCGGGGCCGAAGATATTTACTGCGACGAAGACGTTTTCGGAGTCTACACAAGGCCGGAGGATTTAGAAAAAGTAAAAAGGGAAATGGAAGCAAAAGGATTTGCCCCAGAATCGGTTTCTTTGTCATGGAAAGCGAAAAGCGAAATTGCTTTAGACGAAAAAGGGATAGAAGCCTGCCAAAAATTATTTGATGAGTTGGACAAAAACGACGCCGTCCAAGAAATCTATTCTAATTTAAAATTATGATCGTTTTGGGAATAGACCCTGGTCTGGCAAATATAGGATACGGAATAATCAAAGAACTAAAAGCCCCGTTGCTGGACAAGAAGGGGGTTTTAAAATGCTTAGGATATGGGCTAATACAAACAGACCCAGCTTTTTATCTGGCTGAACGGCTCCATAAATTGAACAAAGAACTCAATGCAATAATAAAAGAATACGAGCCGAGTATAATAGCTATGGAAAATGTCTATTTCTTCAAGAATCCAAAAAGCGTTATGGCTGTCAAACAGGCAGAAGGAGTTATTTTACTGACGGCCACAAAAAAAGGAATACCTGTTTACGCTTTCAATCCTTTGCAGGTAAAATTCGCTTTGACCGGCTATGGCCGAAGCGAAAAAAAAGAAGTGCAGGAAAAAATAACCTCCACTCTTAACTTAAGAGAAATACCTAAGCCGGATGACGTCGCCGACGCTTTAGCGATAGCCTTAGCTTACTACAAAATCAAATACACTGATTGTTGCAAAAAATCCCGCCGCCTAAACTAACTTAACGAATTTTCTTTTGCCTGATTGCAAAATCATTCCCTCCTTTCGTCCAGAAGACGACCGGCCTCTGGCCGGAGTTTCAACAATTTCTTGCCAATCATTTTGGATTTGACCGTCAATCTTTACCCCTCCCTGCTCAATCAATCTTCTTGCTTCCGCTTTTGAGGAAGCAATTTTTGTTTCAACCAGCAAATCCAATAATTTATAACTTGAAGTTTTGAGTTTACAGTTTGGGATATCAGAAGGTATTTGTTTTTCCGTAAAAATCTTACTGAACTCCTCCCCGGCTTCTCTTGCTTCTTTTTCACCGTGATACATTTTTACAATTTCAAAAGCCAAGCGCGCCTTTATGTCGCGCGGATTTACTTTTTTATCTTTTAATTGTTCCTTTATCTTTTCAATCTCGGGTAAAGATATTTCTGCGCAAAGCTCAAAGTAGTCTATTATTAATTCATCTTTCATCGACATCAGTTTCCCGTACATATCCTTAGGATTATCAACGATGGCGATTATGTTCCCCCAACTCGTTGACATTTTCCGTCCGTCAAGGCCAAAAAGCATTTTCAAGGTCATAATATCTTGAGGTTCTTGCTTAAAGGCTCTTTGAATATCTCTGCCCGCTTTCAAGTTAAATAACTGGTCAAATCCTCCGATTTCCAAATCGGCCTTCACTGCCACGGAATCATAACCCTGGAAAAGAGGATAATTCAATTCATAAAGGCCGATGGGAGTTCCGCCATCCCAGCGTTCCTTAAAATTCCTCCGCTGAATCATCTGTTGAGCGGTAAAATTCGCAGACAGGGAAAGTAAGTCTTTGGCGCTTAATTTGTCCAGCCATTCGCTGTTATAATGAACTTCTGTTTTTTTAGCGTCCAAAATCTTATAAATTTGAGGGAGATAATCTTTCATATTTTCTTTAATTTCTTCCGCAGACAAAGAACGACGCATTTCCTGTTTATCAGAAGCGTCTCCGATTTGAGCGGTAAAATCTCCTATAATCAAAACAATCTGGTGTCCCAAATCCTGAAAGGCTTTCAACTTCCAAAGCTGGGTGGCTCTTCCGATATGAATTTTCGGACCGGTCGGATCAACCCCGTGTTTAATTCTTAATTTCCTACCGGAAAACAACTCCTTTTTAAGGTGTCCCTTATCAATAATTTCCTCCACTCCCCGTGTCAGAATTTCTTCTATGCGATTAGCGTCAGTATTAATTTCCATATTAATATCATAACAAAAAAAACGATCGGCTTAAAGGAGGGACGCCCAAGTGTTCAAAATTTGGACACTTATAGTTTGACTTTTAAACATACTTAACCTATGCTTAGATATATGGCTAAAGACTATTATAAATTCATAAAAGAACTCCGAGTTAAAAAGGGGCTATCGCAGATCAGCGTCGCTGAAAGAATAGGAATCTCCCGTTCGTCTTATGTCGCCTTTGAACAAGGCAAGGTCGGATTAAGCTTATCGGAAGCAATTAAGCTGTCTGATATTTTCGGCATCTCCTTGACCGAAGTTGAGGCCGGATTAAAGCCGAATTATCAAAAATACAAAGAAATGATATTGGCTTATTTACGCAAAGCAGTATCGCCTGACGGCAAAATTTTAAAAACCAAATTAGCCAAAATGCTTTATCTGGCTGATTTCGCTTGGTTCTATGAACAATCGGAAAGTATGAGCGGACTGCAATATCGCCGCATTAAATACGGCCCTGTCCCTGATTTGTACTTTCGGGCTATTGATGAACTGGAAGAAGACGGGAAAATTACTATAGACAGAAAAGGCGAACCGCTTTTAATTTCTGAAAATGCCGCCTCCGGACAGCAAAAATTAAATTTACTGTCAGAAAAAGAACTTGCCCTTATAGGTAAAATTTCCCTCAAATGGGATAAAAGAAAAACCAGCGAAATAGTTGATTTTACCCACAACCAACTGCCCTATAAAATTTGCCAGCCGGAGGAAATCATCCCCTACGAATTGATCACTCAGCAGGACCCGGACTATGTCTATTAACTACTCTGTACTTCTCCAACCATTCGCCGAACGCCATTATCTGAAAAATTTTAGAAAAAAATATAAAGGCGCTTGGAATATAACATGGCGCGCCATCTGCGAAGAGCTAAGACGCTTTGACTCTTTTTTGGAAACATCCGTCGCCGAAACAATAACCGAAAATAATAATATCAGAATCGCAAAAACCGAATTCCGCGTGACCGACACAACTGAATCAAGAAAATCATCGGGCAACCGATGTATTGTGGCCGTTCATAAAGACACCAGCATCGTTAAGGTTCTTTTGATTTACCACAAAAACGATTTGGGCGATGGCAATGAAACCGCAAAATGGAAACAGGAAATTAAAAATAACTATCCTGAATATCGCGAATTATTATAGGATTTGCCGAAAGAAAAGAAATGCTTTAAAATTTACAGAGACGATTATAAAATTATGAGCAAAAGGAGTTTCAATCGGAAAATATTCCAAGCAAAGAAGAGCTGGCTCTTCTTGTTTTTGTCTACTATAATTTCCGGCTTTCTTATTATTCTTATAGGGTTTATTGTTTTATTTTCATTTTACGCCAAAGACCTTCCCCGTCCGGAAAAATTCACGGAAAAACAATTCACACAATCAACCAAAATATATGACAGAACAGGAGATGTACTTCTTTACGAAATTTACGGAGAGGAAAAAAGAACATTGGTCCCCATCTCTTTAATCCCCGAATATCTGAAACAGGCGGTCATAGCTACTGAAGACGCTGATTTTTACAACCACCCCGGAGTAGATATGAAGGCAATGGCCATGTCAATTTTGGCCAATATCAAAGTAATGCAACCGACCGCCTACGGCGCGTCAACCATAAACCAACAATTGATAAGGTCTGTTTATTTCTCACCGGAAAAGACAATGTCAAGAAAGTTTAAAGAAATAGTTCTGTCTTTGGAACTTAACCGTCGCTACTCCAAAGACCAGATATTGGAATGGTACCTGAATCAAGTCCCTTTCGGCTCAAACTGCTATGGAGTGGAAACTGCCAGTCAGACATATTTCAAAAAATCAGTTTCTGACATCAGTCTGGAAGAAGCTGCTGTTTTAGCTTCTTTGATACAAGCGCCCAGTCGCCTTTCTCCTTATGGAAACAATAAAGATGAACTTCTGAAAAGGAAAGACTATGTTTTGGACAGAATGGTAAAAAATAATTTCATAGACACTGCCAAGGCGGAAGAAACAAAGAAAAAAGAAATCACTTTCGTAAAAATTTCCCAGTCGATAAAAGCCCCCCACTTTACCTTATGGATAAAACAACAACTTGAAGAAATGTATGGCGAGGATTTTCTTCGAGAGAAAGGGCTAAAAATTTATACATCCATGGACTGGGATATCCAACAGATAGTTGAGGAAGAATTAAAGGCAGGGACAATAAAAAACAAGGCCTATAACGCAAATAATGCCACCTTCGTGGCGATTAATCCCAAAACAGGGGAAGTACTGGCTCTGACAGGATCAACCGACTATTTTGGCGATCCCGTTCCTGCCGGATGCGACCCGGGGAAAAATTGTCTTTTTGACCCGCAATACAATGTGGCCATTGGAACGCCGAATAATCCCGGTCGCCAACCCGGCTCAACTTTCAAACCATTCGCTTACGTAACCGCTTTTAAAAACGGCTACAGCGACAAAACAATAGTCGCTGATGCTCCAACCAGCTTTGGTGTTTGGGGAAACCAAGAATACGCGCCTCAAAACTATGACCGACTTTTCAGAGGCGACGTAACTTTAAGGCAAGCGCTTTCACAATCATTAAATATCCCGGCCATAAAAACTCTTCTTTATCTGGCAGGAGGAACGCCGAAAGAAGGAATAGAGAACACAATAAAAACAGCGCAAGATTTGGGTATCACCACTTTAAAACCGCCTTTCGGCCCAGCTATAGTTCTGGGTGGCTGGGAAGCAAAATTGTTGGAAATGGTTTCTGCTTATGGTGGCTTTGCCACAGAAGGAATGATCACTCCGCCAGTCTCAATTTTAAAAATAGAAAACGAGCAGGGAGATATTATTTTTGAAAACAAAAAAGAACCAAAAAGAGTTCTTTCCGTTGAACCCTGTAGAATTTTAAATGACATTTTATCAGACAACGTTGCTCGAACGCCTATGTTCGGGGCTAATTCTTCCCTCTATTTTAAAGACTATCAGGTGGCGGTAAAAACAGGAACTTCTGAAGATTATCGCGACGCCTGGACGATCGGCTATACGCCGTCTTTAGTCGGCGGAATTTGGGTCGGGAATAATAACAACAAAGAAATGGTAAAGAAAGCCAGCGCCATGATATCTTCGCCGATGTGGCACAGTATTATGGAAAAGATTTTAGGAAAAATGCCCAAAGAAACCTTCACCAAACCCTCCTCCAATTAGTTGGCTTTGATGGGCATCAGAACGTAGAAAAAATCATCTTTGCCTGACTGCTTCAAAACCCCGGGGCCCTCTTCGTTGGTAAGCTCAAAAACAATATCCTCTCCTTTTATTTTGGAAATTCCGTCCAATAAAAATTTATAGTTGAAAGAAATACTCAATGGATTTCCCTTTATATCGCCGGACAAAAAGCTCTCATACTCCCCCAATTCAGAACTTTGACTGAAGATTTCAATTCTTTTCTTTTCGGGATTTACCTTTAAATTGACTTCATTAGATTTCCCTCCGAAAAGTCCGGCCGCCTTGACCTGATTCAAAAATTCCTCTTTTTTAAGGACAGCTTTTATGTCTGACTTTTGAGGAATTATCTCCTGATAATTAGGATAATCGCCTTCTATTAATTTAGAAACTAACTGGATTTGAGGATGTTTTGTTTCAGCCATAATTGACTCAAAAAGAACCTGATTGGGCGAGAAATATATGTCCAATGCCCCTTCTTTCTCTCCAAAAATACTGACAATTTCTCTGGCCGCCTGCTGGGGCAAAATCATTGAAACGTCGCCGGAAAAAGATTTTTTAACCGGCATCCTTTTTTCTCCCAGCCTAAAACTATCCGTGGCCGCCATCTTTAATTCTTTTTCTTGAAAAAGAAAATATATGCCTGAAATTTCCGGCCTGACCCCGGAAAGGGAAGCAATATCAACTATTTGACTCAAAGCTGAACAAAAAAGAGCTGATTCCACTGAAACGCTCCCGCCCTCTTTGGGTTGGGGAATTATGGGAAAATCATTAGGATCAAAACCCTTAAGAGTTGTTTTATTGTCTTGGCACTCAACAACAATATCTGTTTTTTTTGAAAATAAGGAAAGTTTTTTATTGGGAGAAAGCCCGATTAAACTGGAAAAAATTTTAATTGGCGCCAGAGCCTTGCCGTCTTTTTCAACTTTAGCCAAAGACCACCATTTTATACCAGTCTCAAGATTTGTCGCCTCAAGTCCTAAAAAATTATTTTCCGCATTTAACAAAACATTTTGAAGAATTGGTAAAGAAAGGGATTTTTGAGAAACCTTTTCAATGACCTGAATTCCCTGTTTTAATTTTTCCTGTAAAATTTCTATTTTCATTTTTTAATAGTTTAATAATAAGTATTATTTAATATAAAAGAATTGTTATTGTTTATTACACTTGTGTATAATTTGTAAAATTTGCCTAAAATATCTTTTTTTAATCATTATTTGTGTTCTGTTGTTGTGTGTTTTTCTTGTGGAAAACCGGTTATGTTTTCTGCGGATTTCTTAGGGATGAATTTTCAATATTTTTTTTCGCTCAAACGATTAACAACTTTTCAACATACTTTTCAACACTTTTTCAGGCGGTAAAAATCCTTTGTTTTATTATACTGATTTCTTCATTAAGTTCTTCATTGTCGCCGGTTTCTCTTAATATTTTTTCATAGGCGTGGATGGCTGTTGTATGATCTTTCCCTCCAAACCTTCTTCCTATAAAAGGGAAAGAGTTTTTTAATTCTTTTCTCAATAAAAACATAGCCACTTGCCTCGGTTTGACTATTTCTTTCTTTCTGGAAACAGAAAGCAATTCCGCTTCTTTCAGGTCATAAAATTCAGCCACAACTTGGAGGATTTTTTTAGGATTTATCGCTTTTATCGGCGGAGATATTATGTTTTTCAGCAGGGTTTTGGCGTTCTCAATGTTGATTGTCTGGTTGGTAAGTTTTTGATGGGCGGCCAGTCTGTTTAAAGCGCCCTCCAGTTCTCTGATATTCTTTTGTATGTTGGTGGCTATATATCCCAATATGTCTGCAGAAACACCCAGTTCTTTCTCTTGGCATTTAGCTTTTAATATCGCCACCCTCGTCTCATAGTCGGGCAGGCTTATGTCAGCCGTCATTCCTCCTTCAAATCTTGACCTTAATCTCTCGGCTAAAGAAGGTATGGCCTTGGGTGGCCTATCGGAAGAAAGTATTATTTGCTTGTTTTTTTCATAGAGATAATTAAACGTGTGGAAGAATTCTTCTTGAGTTTTTTCTTTCCCGGCCAGAAATTGGATATCATCAATAATCAGAACGTCAATTTTCTGGTAGCTTTCCCTCAATTTATCCATCTGCTGGTTCTTGATGGCGGAAACAACTCCGGAAGTGAATTTTTCAGAAGAAACATATTTAACTCTTTTGGGACATTCCCCTCCGGCGGAGTTTTTGGATATCTCGTTCCCTATTGCCTGAAGAAGGTGGGTTTTCCCCAGCCCTGTCCCGCCGTAAATGAAAAGAGGGTTATATATCTTTCCGGGATTTTTGGCTACTGCCCAGCCGGCGGCGTGAGCCAGCTCATTGAAAGATCCGATAATAAAGTTTTCAAAAATATATTTAGGGTTGAGATTTGTGTTTTTGTCGGTATCTATCCCTTCAAGCGCCATCTGTCCTGCGGTTGAAGATGTGGTGGCTTCTCTTTTTTGGGGCTTGGCCTTGAGCGTCTTTTTTTCTATTTCATATCTTGTCTCTTTTATCTTTTTGTCTGTATCGCGCAGGATTTTCAATATAGTTTTTCCATATTTATTTTCCAGCCACTCTTTGGCGAAAGAATTGGGGACGGAAACAACAACCACTCCATCGTCTATGGACGATATCCTTGTACTTCTGAACCAAGTGGCAAAATTAGCCGGAGAAATATTTAATTGGATTTGGGCCATCACTCCCTGCCAAAGTTTTTCGTTTTCCATAATTTTGAATTTTAGGATTTTCGTCCAGAGGACGACCAGCCTCTGGCTGGGGAATTTGTCTAGTTTTTATTGTATCACAACACTAAAACTAAAGGAAACAAATTTCAAAAAAGAAAAATTAAAGCGGAGGAAATTTATTCTGTTGATAAACTGTGTATAAGTCGTGATTTAGAAAGGGAATATCGGGTTGATATTAAAGGGATTAATCGTCCTTTTTTACCCCTTTAAAATCCGGAATGGATATGCTTCATGATTAAAATTTTCAATTTTTCCCGCCAGCTGGCGGGACCCCGCCAGAGGCGGTGGTAATTTTTAAATCTTATCTCTTGATTTAGGGATAGTTTTGTTATATGATAGAAATCATCATAAAGATTAAAGCGTAAAACGAAAAACGCAAAAGAATAATATTTTAATTTTTTACTCGGTTATTTTGCATTTTGATTTTTTCATTTTGCATTTGACTGAGCAAAGCGAAGGAATATGTCATTTACTTATAATCCTAAGAAAAAGAAAAGGCAGAGAACCCACGGATATAGGGCCCGCCAAGCAACAAAAGGAGGAAAGGATGTTTTGGTCAGGAGAAGGCGGAAGGGCAGAAAAAAGCTTACAGTGTAAGCTTTTTAAAAATATGCTGGCTAATTCTTATAGACTAAAAAAGAAAGAGTTTGAAAACGCTTTCATTAAGGGCAGAAGCTTCAGGGGAGACTTCTTATTTTTGAAGTTTATTGAAAATAAGACAGAGGGGAACAAGATAGGGTTTATTGTCAGTAAAAAGATCTCCAATAAAGCGGTTGTCAGGAATAAGGTTAAGAGAAGGCTAAGGGAAATTATCGGTAAAAGGCTCCGCGGAGAA
Coding sequences:
- a CDS encoding YebC/PmpR family DNA-binding transcriptional regulator, which encodes MSGHSHAKTVKRVKDANDALKGKIFSKISREVTIAVKEGGGDQESNSRLRILIQKAKKANMPKENVEKAIKKGTGELASETLETVTFEILGPKGIAVIVEGITDNKNRTLGDIKSILVRTNGKLADEGSTKWLFDRKGEIVFHISEPRSDGIPQNAGQTEGNQDKDKMELAAIEAGAEDIYCDEDVFGVYTRPEDLEKVKREMEAKGFAPESVSLSWKAKSEIALDEKGIEACQKLFDELDKNDAVQEIYSNLKL
- a CDS encoding crossover junction endodeoxyribonuclease RuvC, encoding MIVLGIDPGLANIGYGIIKELKAPLLDKKGVLKCLGYGLIQTDPAFYLAERLHKLNKELNAIIKEYEPSIIAMENVYFFKNPKSVMAVKQAEGVILLTATKKGIPVYAFNPLQVKFALTGYGRSEKKEVQEKITSTLNLREIPKPDDVADALAIALAYYKIKYTDCCKKSRRLN
- a CDS encoding tyrosine--tRNA ligase: MEINTDANRIEEILTRGVEEIIDKGHLKKELFSGRKLRIKHGVDPTGPKIHIGRATQLWKLKAFQDLGHQIVLIIGDFTAQIGDASDKQEMRRSLSAEEIKENMKDYLPQIYKILDAKKTEVHYNSEWLDKLSAKDLLSLSANFTAQQMIQRRNFKERWDGGTPIGLYELNYPLFQGYDSVAVKADLEIGGFDQLFNLKAGRDIQRAFKQEPQDIMTLKMLFGLDGRKMSTSWGNIIAIVDNPKDMYGKLMSMKDELIIDYFELCAEISLPEIEKIKEQLKDKKVNPRDIKARLAFEIVKMYHGEKEAREAGEEFSKIFTEKQIPSDIPNCKLKTSSYKLLDLLVETKIASSKAEARRLIEQGGVKIDGQIQNDWQEIVETPARGRSSSGRKEGMILQSGKRKFVKLV
- the dnaN gene encoding DNA polymerase III subunit beta: MKIEILQEKLKQGIQVIEKVSQKSLSLPILQNVLLNAENNFLGLEATNLETGIKWWSLAKVEKDGKALAPIKIFSSLIGLSPNKKLSLFSKKTDIVVECQDNKTTLKGFDPNDFPIIPQPKEGGSVSVESALFCSALSQIVDIASLSGVRPEISGIYFLFQEKELKMAATDSFRLGEKRMPVKKSFSGDVSMILPQQAAREIVSIFGEKEGALDIYFSPNQVLFESIMAETKHPQIQLVSKLIEGDYPNYQEIIPQKSDIKAVLKKEEFLNQVKAAGLFGGKSNEVNLKVNPEKKRIEIFSQSSELGEYESFLSGDIKGNPLSISFNYKFLLDGISKIKGEDIVFELTNEEGPGVLKQSGKDDFFYVLMPIKAN
- the dnaA gene encoding chromosomal replication initiator protein DnaA, with protein sequence MENEKLWQGVMAQIQLNISPANFATWFRSTRISSIDDGVVVVSVPNSFAKEWLENKYGKTILKILRDTDKKIKETRYEIEKKTLKAKPQKREATTSSTAGQMALEGIDTDKNTNLNPKYIFENFIIGSFNELAHAAGWAVAKNPGKIYNPLFIYGGTGLGKTHLLQAIGNEISKNSAGGECPKRVKYVSSEKFTSGVVSAIKNQQMDKLRESYQKIDVLIIDDIQFLAGKEKTQEEFFHTFNYLYEKNKQIILSSDRPPKAIPSLAERLRSRFEGGMTADISLPDYETRVAILKAKCQEKELGVSADILGYIATNIQKNIRELEGALNRLAAHQKLTNQTINIENAKTLLKNIISPPIKAINPKKILQVVAEFYDLKEAELLSVSRKKEIVKPRQVAMFLLRKELKNSFPFIGRRFGGKDHTTAIHAYEKILRETGDNEELNEEISIIKQRIFTA
- a CDS encoding 50S ribosomal protein L34, encoding MSFTYNPKKKKRQRTHGYRARQATKGGKDVLVRRRRKGRKKLTV
- the rnpA gene encoding ribonuclease P protein component, whose product is MFWSGEGGRAEKSLQCKLFKNMLANSYRLKKKEFENAFIKGRSFRGDFLFLKFIENKTEGNKIGFIVSKKISNKAVVRNKVKRRLREIIGKRLRGEEVGFKLKKGLDIILTARPGLELKTFLETKNILDDLLSRARILGKEE